GAGAGGGGCGGGCGTTGAGCCGGCGGCCGCGCGGGCCGGCCGCCTCTTCTCAGGTGCGGAGCGCGCCCGAGCGGAGGCGGGAGGTGGCCCAGAGAGCCAGCGCCGCCACCAGGAGGACGGCCACCGCCAGGGTGAACCAGTGGAAGTAGGGCTGGATCGCCGCCCAGTGCTGGCCCAGCAGCGTGCCCGCCCAGAGCAGGCCCACCGTCCAGGGCAGCGAGCCGGCCACCGAGTAGAGGGTGAAGGTCGCCGGCGACATGCGCGCCGCGCCGGCCGGCAGCGAGATGAGGCCGCGCATGACGGGCACCATGCGGGCGAAGAAGACGGCGGCCGGGCCGTAGCGGCGGAACCAGGCCTCCGCCCGGTCCAGGTCGGCGGGCTTGAGGAGCACGTAGCGCCCCCAGCGCTCCACGAAGGGGCGCCCGCCGTACCGCCCCACGGCATAGAGGCCCAGGTAGCCGGCGGCGCCGCCCACCGTCGAGGCCAGCGCCGCCTCCAGGAAGCCCATCCGCCCCTGGTCGACGAGCCAGCCCGCGAAGGGCAGCAGCACCTCGCTGGGCAGGGGTGCCCCGGCGCTCTCCAGCGCCATCCCCACCAGCAGGCCCGGGTAGCCCAGCGTCGCCATGGCCGTCAGGACGGCCTGGAGGATGCTCGCGATCCACTCGCCCATGCCCCGCCCCCCTGATCCCCGCCCGGCATGCGCTACCCTGGAGGAGAGCCGGATCGGCCTCCCGCGAGGCGGTCTCGAGGCGCGCCCAGCGCGCCGGCTTTCCGGGGACTTCTACGGCTGGCGCCGGAGGAAGCATACCAGATCCCGCTCCCTCCTCCGAGGCGGAGGGGGAGGCGCGGCAGGGAGGGAGAGGCGGAGGGTGCTCGAGGTCGAGATGGAGAGCCTGCTGGCGGGCCTGGCCGCCCACGGCCCCTGGCGTCGCCTGGCCGGCGGGCGGGCCGGCCAGCTCGAGGCGACGGGCGGCGCTGGAGCGCCGCGGCCGCTCGTGCGCCTCACCGGGTGCGAGAGGGCGGTCGGCTGGCGCTTCGAGGGGAGCGCCGCCTCGCTCCTCGTGCAGGCGGCCATGGACCGGACCGCGGAGCTCCTGTCCGCGCTCCGCGCCTCGCTGGCGGAGGGGCCGGGAGCCGGCCTCGCGCTCCGCCTCGGCCTCGAGGCGGCCGGCGGCGGGCCGCACGGCGGTCGCCGCGCCCGTCCGGGGGAGGGGGGCCCCCGCCTGGAGTTGCTCCTGCCGCCGGAGCCGGCGGAGGCCGCCGCCGGGACGCCCGCCGGGGCGGTCCTGCTCCTGCGCGGCTGGGCGCAGGGCGGCGCCCTCCTGGAGGGGCGGCGCGCCGAGGTGCTGCTCGTCCAGGCGCGCGGCACGGGGGACGGCGAGGGGCCGGCGGCGGCGGCGCTGGCCGCGGCGGCGGACGGCTGGCTCGCCCGCCGCGTCTGGATCGACTTCGTCCTGGGCTCCGCCCGCCGGGCGCCCGCCCACCGGAGCGTGCGCTGAGATGGGGGGAGGGGGGTGCAGGGCTTCCTGGCTCGTGCCGGACGAGGCGGTAGAGCGGCTCGAGCAGGTCGACCCCGTCCGGCTGCGGGCCATGGGCGTGCGCGGCCTCATCGTCGACCTGGACAACACCCTGACCGACTGGAACGCGCCCGAGCTTCCGCCCGAGTCGCGCGCCTGGCTGGAGCGCGTGCGGCGGGCGGGCCTGGGTGTCTGCCTGCTCTCCAACAACCGGAGCGGCCGCGTCCTGGCCATCGCGCGCGCGGAGCGGCTGGCGGGCGGCGTGGCCAACGCGGCCAAGCCCTGGCCCGGCGGCTTCCGCCGCGCGCTGGCCTGCCTGGGGCTCGGGCCGGCGGAGGTGGCCGTCATCGGCGACCAGCTCTTCACCGACGTGCTGGGCGGCCGCCTGGCCGGCTGCCGCACCGTCTGGGTGCGGCCCCGCAGCCCGCGCGAGTTCGCCGGCACGCGCCTCCTCCGCCGCCTGGAGGCGCTCTGGATGGCGCGGCTGCGCCGGCTGGGGCGCCTGCCGGAGACGGGCGGCGGGCCGGAGGCGGCGGGCGGCGGGATCCGGTCCCAACCCGATTCGCCGGCGGAGGAGCGCCGCTAGATTCGAGGCGGGGGGATCGGTCCCTTGCCGGGGGCTCGGCGGAGCGTGGGCTGGCGGCTGGTCCTCTCGCTCTCGCTGGCCCTGCTCCTCGTCTGGTCGGTCTACATCTGGTGGGACGCGCGCGAGCGCCAGGCGCAGATCCGCGACGACCTGGCCATGCGCTGCCGCCTGACCGCCTCCCAGTTCCTGGCCGTCCGCGCCTTCATGGCCGAGACCTCCCCGCGCCCCTCCCAGCCCCAGGAAGGCGAGAGCTTCCGCCACCTCACCCCGGACGCAGTGCGCGAGGCGATCGACGTCAGCTTCCCGGGACTGCACGGCGTCCGCATCCGCGAGGTCTGGAAGACGCCGGGCGCGGGCGCGCCCGCGCCGGCGGCCGACGAGGAACGGGCGCTGGAGGCCTTCGCCCGCGACGCGGAGCTGCGCGAGGTGGTGGAGGAGGACCGGTCGGCGGGCCTCTACAGCTACATGGCCCCCATCCGCGTCGACCAGGGCTGCCTGCGCTGCCACGGCGCCCCGGCTCCGGCCGCCGCGCGCGCAAGCGCGGCCGCGCCGGCGGGCGGCGCGGGCGGCACCGCGCCCTCCCGGCCGCCCGTCTTCCGGCTGGGCGACCTGGCCGGGCTCATCCGCATCGACGTACCGCTCGCCCCCTTCCAGGACCGGCTCGTCCACGCCACGCTGGGCCTGACGGCCTTTGGCGCCGCCATCCTGCTGCTGACGGTCGCCCTGGTCACCTTCATGGTCCGGCGGACGGTCGTCGCCCCGCTGGGCGAGCTGGCGGAGGCCGCCGCCCGCCTCGGCCAGGGCGACCTGCGCGACCCCGGCCTCTCCGGCGGCGCCCTGGAGATCGGCATCCTGCAGCAGACGCTCAACCGGACGGCGGCCGAGCTGCGCACGCTCTACGCCGGTCTGGAGGAGCGGGTGGAGGAGCGGACGCGCGCGCTGCGCGAGGCCAACGAGCGGCTGGAGCGGGTCAACGCCGAGCTGGCGCGGGCCAACGCCGCCAAGAGCGAGTTCCTGGCGCGCATCAGCCACGAGCTGAAGACCCCGCTGGCGGCCATCCTCGGCTACGCCGAGCTGCTGGCGGAGGGACGCCAGGGGGCGGTGACGCCGGCGCAGCAGGAGTACCTGGCCGGCATCCTGGCCCACGGCCGGGCGCTTCTGCTCAGCATCGACCGCATCCTGGAGACCACGCGCGTGGAGTCGGGCAAGGTGACGCTCCGCCCGGAGCTGGTCCAGCCGCAGGAGCTGATGGCGCGGGTGCAGGCCGAGATGGCGGTGGCCGCCCAGCGCAAGGGGATCCGCTTCGAGACCGACTTCGACGAGGTGCCGGCGGTGATGGCGGACGAGACGCGGGTCTGCCGCACCCTGGAGAGCCTGGTGGAGAACGCGGTCAAGTTCTCGCCGCCGGGCGGGCGCATCCGCCTCTGGCTCCGCTACGTCGCTTCCTCGGACTCGGTCCTGGCGGGGGTCGAGGACGAGGGACCGGGCATCGAACCCGACGAGCAGGAGCGCATCTTCGAGCCTTTCGAGCAGGGACGCCAGGCCGGGGGCCGCGGCACCGGGCTCGGGCTCAGCCTGGCCCGCCGCTACGCCGAGCTGCATGGCGGCTCGCTCTGGCTGGCCAGCCTGCCCGGCCGGGGCAGCACCTTCGTCCTGCGCCTGCCCGTCCGCCAGCGGCGGCGGGCGGGGGGCGCGGGCGAGAGGAGGGAGGGCGCCGATGGCGCGTAGGGAGGGCCTGCACATCCTGGTGGTGGACGACGAGCCGGCCATCCGCCAGGTGGTGCACGACCGGCTGAGCCAGGAAGGCTACCGTGTCTCGGCGGTGGCCAGCGCGGAGGAGGCGCTGGCGCTGCTGGAGCGGGAGAGGCCCGACTTGGCCATCGTCGACCTGATGCTGCCGGGGCTCGACGGTTTCACGCTCTGCGAGCGCATCCGGGAACGCTCCGACCTGCCCATCCTGGTCCTGACCGCCCGTTCCGAGGAGTTCGACAAGGTGGTCGGCTTCCGCCTGGGCGTCGACGACTACGTGACCAAGCCCTTCAGCCCCTCCGAGCTGGCGCTCCGCGTCCAGGCCATCCTGCGCCGCACGTGCCCGGGACGGGAGGAGCCGGAGAGGCTCCTCCGCTCGGGCCCGCTCACCGTCGACCCGGCGCGGCGCCTGGTCCTCCTCGACGGGAAGGTGGTGGAGCTCTCGGCGCGCGAGTTCGACCTGCTCTACGTCCTGGCCTCGCATCCGGGCTACGTGCTGACGCGCGAGCAGCTCCTCGACCTGGTCTGGGGCTCGGACCTGGCCGCCGACGGCAACAACGTCACCGTCGCCATCAGCCGCCTGCGCGAGAAGCTGTCGAGCGTCCGCCCCGGCTTCGACTGCATCCAGACGGTCCGCGGCGTCGGCTACCGCTTCCGGGTGGACGTCGAAGCCGCCGCGCCGGGGTTGGGGGAGGCTCCCGGAGCGCCCTGAGCGTTGGGGTGTCTTCCCCCGTCCCTCGCCGGCAAGCCAGTGCCGGCCAAGTGGCGGCCAAGCGCAAGACTTTCGTAAGGCACGCACCCTTCTCCGGCAAGATCCGCCCGGTAGGGTGGTGAGCCGGGGGAGGATTCGTGAGGAAGCCCGACCATCGCCGTTCCTCCGGCTCCGCGGCCGCCCGGGGCGGCTGGTGGGAGACCGGCCTGGCCCTGGCGCTGGTGGTCGCGCTGGACCGCCTGGGCTGGCTGCCGCGCCTGGGCGACGGCCTCGCCCCGGCCGCGGCCGGCGCCCCGGCGCCCGCGACGGGCGCGGGCCTGCTGCTCGTCCTGCTGACGCTCCTGGTCGGCCTCGCCGACCTTCTTCGCCAGCAGGAAGCGACGCCGCCGGATCGAAATGGCTCGAAGATTGCCGATCCCCTGCCAATCCTGGGGGAGTCTGGCGTCGCGCCCCGCTTGGACCGGGAAAAGGCGGCCGGCTCGGGAGTGGGTTCCGCGTGGAGGATCTGGCGGCATGGCTGAGGCGGGCGGTGGAGCACGGCGCCTCCGACTTGCACCTGACTGTCGAATCCCCGCCCGTCCTGCGTGTCAACGGTGAGCTCGTCGACCTGGAGGGCCCGCGCCTGCGCCCCGAGGACGTGCGCCGCCTGCTCGAGCCGGTCCTCGACGAGCGGAGCCGCGCCGCGCTGGAGCGGGAGGGACAGGTGGACTTCGCCTACAGCCTTCCCGGCGTCGGTCGCTTCCGCGTCAACGTCTACCGCCAGCGCGGCTCGCTGGCGGCTGCCCTGCGCCTCATCCCCATGCACGTCCCGCCGCTGGAGAGCCTGGGCCTGCCGGCCTCGGTGGACG
This genomic interval from Bacillota bacterium contains the following:
- a CDS encoding response regulator transcription factor; the protein is MARREGLHILVVDDEPAIRQVVHDRLSQEGYRVSAVASAEEALALLERERPDLAIVDLMLPGLDGFTLCERIRERSDLPILVLTARSEEFDKVVGFRLGVDDYVTKPFSPSELALRVQAILRRTCPGREEPERLLRSGPLTVDPARRLVLLDGKVVELSAREFDLLYVLASHPGYVLTREQLLDLVWGSDLAADGNNVTVAISRLREKLSSVRPGFDCIQTVRGVGYRFRVDVEAAAPGLGEAPGAP
- a CDS encoding YqeG family HAD IIIA-type phosphatase; translation: MGGGGCRASWLVPDEAVERLEQVDPVRLRAMGVRGLIVDLDNTLTDWNAPELPPESRAWLERVRRAGLGVCLLSNNRSGRVLAIARAERLAGGVANAAKPWPGGFRRALACLGLGPAEVAVIGDQLFTDVLGGRLAGCRTVWVRPRSPREFAGTRLLRRLEALWMARLRRLGRLPETGGGPEAAGGGIRSQPDSPAEERR
- a CDS encoding DUF3365 domain-containing protein — its product is MPGARRSVGWRLVLSLSLALLLVWSVYIWWDARERQAQIRDDLAMRCRLTASQFLAVRAFMAETSPRPSQPQEGESFRHLTPDAVREAIDVSFPGLHGVRIREVWKTPGAGAPAPAADEERALEAFARDAELREVVEEDRSAGLYSYMAPIRVDQGCLRCHGAPAPAAARASAAAPAGGAGGTAPSRPPVFRLGDLAGLIRIDVPLAPFQDRLVHATLGLTAFGAAILLLTVALVTFMVRRTVVAPLGELAEAAARLGQGDLRDPGLSGGALEIGILQQTLNRTAAELRTLYAGLEERVEERTRALREANERLERVNAELARANAAKSEFLARISHELKTPLAAILGYAELLAEGRQGAVTPAQQEYLAGILAHGRALLLSIDRILETTRVESGKVTLRPELVQPQELMARVQAEMAVAAQRKGIRFETDFDEVPAVMADETRVCRTLESLVENAVKFSPPGGRIRLWLRYVASSDSVLAGVEDEGPGIEPDEQERIFEPFEQGRQAGGRGTGLGLSLARRYAELHGGSLWLASLPGRGSTFVLRLPVRQRRRAGGAGERREGADGA
- a CDS encoding DedA family protein gives rise to the protein MGEWIASILQAVLTAMATLGYPGLLVGMALESAGAPLPSEVLLPFAGWLVDQGRMGFLEAALASTVGGAAGYLGLYAVGRYGGRPFVERWGRYVLLKPADLDRAEAWFRRYGPAAVFFARMVPVMRGLISLPAGAARMSPATFTLYSVAGSLPWTVGLLWAGTLLGQHWAAIQPYFHWFTLAVAVLLVAALALWATSRLRSGALRT